The proteins below come from a single Poecile atricapillus isolate bPoeAtr1 unplaced genomic scaffold, bPoeAtr1.hap1 scaffold_178, whole genome shotgun sequence genomic window:
- the LOC131574227 gene encoding superkiller complex protein 2-like has translation MKRGCPLKPDPFQQRAAVPGARSLLLVAAHTSAGKTAVAEYAMGLARRHMTRSIYTSPIKALSKQKFGDFRDTFGDVGLLTGDVRLRPEAAWLVMSTEILRSMLSNGSDAIRDLEWVIFDEVHYVNDDERGVVWEEVLILLPEHVKLVLLSATVPNALEFAQWVGRTKRRCVRVLSTPRRPVPLEHFLFTGNSARNRHQLFQLLGPGGAFSTQGYYAAVEAKKEQSSKHAQSFGARQPTMGAPNPGQECGVWPSLLQTLRERELLPAVTFTFSRGRCEEQAAALGSLELLSGAERAQVRHFLTRCLARLRGSDRRLPQVLQLSELLQRGIGVHHGGVLPLLKEVVEMLFSQGLVKVLFATETFAMGVNMPARTVVFDSIRKHDGNGFRDLLPGEYTQMSGRAGRRGLDTTGTVIILCKGAVPELSDLHRMMLVSA, from the exons ATGAAACGGGGG tgccCGTTGAAGCCGGATCCGTTCCAGCAGCGCGCGGCTGTGCCTGGAGCGCGgtcactgctgctggtggccgCTCACACCTCGGCCGGCAAAACCGCGGTGGCCGAGTACGCCATGGGGCTGGCCCGGCGCCACATGACacg GTCCATCTACACCTCCCCCATCAAGGCTTTGTCCAAGCAGAAGTTTGGGGATTTCCGCGACACCTTCGGGGACGTGGGGCTGCTGACGGGGGACGTGCGGCTGCGCCCCGAGGCCGCGTGGCTGGTGATGAGCACCGAGATCct CAGGTCGATGCTGTCCAACGGCTCCGACGCCATCCGGGACCTGGAGTGGGTGATCTTCGACGAGGTTCACTACGTCAATGATGatgag aGGGGTGTGGTGTGGGAGGAGGTGCTGATCCTGCTGCCCGAGCACGTGAAGCTGGTGCTGCTCAGCGCCACCGTCCCCAACGCCCTCGAGTTCGCCCAGTGGGTCGG TCGCACCAAGCGTCGCTGTGTCCGTGTTCTGAGCACCCCGCGCCGCCCGGTGCCGCTGGAGCATTTCCTGTTCACCGGGAACAGCGCCCGGAACCGGcaccagctgttccagctgctgggcccagggggggccttcagcacccaggg gtaCTACGCGGCGGTGGAGGCCaagaaggagcagagcagcaaacaCGCGCAGAGCTTCGGGGCACGGCAGCCCACCATGGGAGCCCCCAACCCTGGGCAg GAGTGTGGGGTCTGGCCGTCCCTGCTGCAGACCCTCCGtgagcgggagctgctcccgGCCGTCACCTTCACCTTCTCCCGTGGCCGCTGCGAGGAGCAGGCGGCCGCCCTgggctccctggagctgctgagcgGCGCCGAGCGCGCCCAGGTCCGGCACTTCCTGACGCGCTGCCTGGCCCGGCTGCGCGGCTCCGACCGGCGCCTGCCACAG GTGCTGCAGCTGTCGGAGCTGCTGCAGCGCGGCATCGGCGTCCACCACGGCGGGGTCCTGCCGCTGCTCAAGGAGGTGGTGGAGATGCTCTTCAGCCAGGGGCTGGTGAAG GTGCTGTTTGCCACCGAGACCTTCGCCATGGGGGTGAACATGCCGGCGAGGACCGTCGTCTTCGACTCCATCCGCAAACATGACGGGAATGGCTTCCGGGATCTCCTGCCCG